A part of Phoenix dactylifera cultivar Barhee BC4 unplaced genomic scaffold, palm_55x_up_171113_PBpolish2nd_filt_p 000113F, whole genome shotgun sequence genomic DNA contains:
- the LOC103697883 gene encoding pentatricopeptide repeat-containing protein At1g77405, which produces MQPNTTVRPFASRNLLVGQVMVAMLQDRPFGPSLTPSPGFPGWTSAAVIDVLASIARFFFLSPRSIGRRQSFRHRSPLRRRSLRRESADLGRGLCLHGPPAYRDPTKVKLGVAKALEFYSWVESRCGFLHDELTCREMSRVLAKANRLPTLWRFLRSNEALVGTATVTSVIKILGEEGLTKEALAAFYRMKQLHCKPDVQCYNTVISALCRVGDFKKARFLLDQMEMPGARCPPDTFTYTILISFYCKRSLQTGCRKAVRRRIWEANHMFRRMVFKRFVPDVVTYNCLIDGLCKTYRIERAHELFDDMCLKGCSPNRVTYNSFIRYYSAVNEVDKAIEMMREMLMRKHGTPTTSSYTPIIHSLCETGRVGEARDFLVEMVDGGSIPREFTYNLVCDALSGAGKETLPDELRRRIEEGIDVRFRRVMQVKPVTGGRTRSTQQQM; this is translated from the coding sequence ATGCAGCCAAACACCACCGTCCGGCCCTTCGCGTCTCGCAACCTCCTCGTGGGCCAAGTCATGGTCGCCATGCTGCAGGACCGCCCCTTCGGCCCCTCCCTCACCCCCTCCCCCGGCTTCCCCGGCTGGACCTCCGCCGCCGTCATCGACGTGCTCGCCTCCATCGCccgcttcttcttcctcagCCCCCGCTCTATTGGCCGCCGGCAGTCCTTCCGCCACCGCTCTCCTCTCCGCCGCCGCAGCCTCCGCCGCGAGTCCGCCGACCTGGGCCGCGGCCTCTGCCTCCACGGCCCCCCCGCCTACCGCGACCCCACCAAGGTAAAACTAGGGGTCGCCAAGGCCTTGGAGTTCTACTCCTGGGTGGAATCCCGGTGCGGCTTCCTCCACGACGAGCTCACATGCCGGGAGATGTCCCGGGTCCTGGCCAAGGCCAACAGGCTCCCGACTCTCTGGCGGTTCCTCCGTTCGAATGAGGCCCTCGTCGGCACCGCCACCGTGACGTCGGTCATCAAGATTCTTGGCGAGGAGGGTCTCACCAAGGAAGCACTGGCCGCATTCTACCGCATGAAGCAGCTCCACTGCAAGCCCGACGTGCAGTGCTACAACACCGTCATCTCGGCCCTGTGCAGGGTCGGAGACTTCAAAAAGGCTAGATTTTTACTGGACCAGATGGAGATGCCCGGTGCTCGGTGCCCGCCTGATACGTTCACTTATACGATTTTGATCAGCTTCTACTGCAAGCGGAGCTTGCAGACCGGGTGTCGCAAGGCCGTTAGGAGGAGGATCTGGGAGGCGAATCATATGTTTCGGAGGATGGTGTTCAAGCGCTTTGTCCCTGATGTCGTCACGTATAATTGCTTGATCGATGGGCTCTGCAAAACGTACCGTATCGAGAGGGCACACGAGCTGTTCGACGATATGTGTCTTAAGGGTTGCTCCCCTAATCGGGTCACGTACAATTCTTTCATTAGGTACTACAGTGCTGTTAATGAGGTTGATAAGGCCATTGAGATGATGAGAGAAATGCTGATGAGGAAACACGGCACACCGACCACGAGTTCATATACACCAATCATACACTCCCTGTGTGAGACTGGAAGAGTTGGGGAGGCAAGGGATTTCTTGGTGGAGATGGTTGATGGTGGATCTATCCCGAGAGAATTCACATATAATCTAGTTTGCGATGCACTGAGTGGTGCAGGGAAAGAAACTTTGCCGGACGAGCTGCGCAGAAGGATAGAAGAGGGAATTGATGTTAGATTTCGACGGGTAATGCAAGTAAAGCCTGTGACGGGTGGCAGGACCAGATCCACTCAGCAGCAGATGTGA
- the LOC103697885 gene encoding protein ABSCISIC ACID-INSENSITIVE 5-like, with protein sequence MMQPSILSLASEKVLTTELEPDNAIDFANMEDFLTNLWASSDDARTSAIAPNTSSISPPLHSQASSLHSPFCQKTMDEVWAKIKREQTVDSPHIGYAHGASHQSPLEEMTLEDFLVKVGVIKTGHNSCLLFSLSPQQSPCNNSSLQIDGEEREFNHMLELGCKDPGSLVCTKSGPSLGGVHLGGGENMGEAGFGAQWLEMGSPVKPRKISPASTDSLSLEHADGLGVYGREEAGGRSGRGKRALNEMIGRVMERRKRRMIKNRESAARSRARKRAYTLELETEVNQLKEENALLQEDKQKL encoded by the exons atgatgcaaCCCTCCATCCTATCTCTCGCCTCAGAGAAGGTGTTGACCACAGAACTTGAGCCTGACAATGCCATCGACTTTGCGAACATGGAAGATTTCCTCACCAATCTCTGGGCTTCTTCTGATGACGCCCGCACGTCTGCCATTGCTCCTAACACCAGCTCCATCTCTCCACCACTCCACAGCCAAGCCTCCAGCCTCCATTCCCCATTTTGTCAGAAGACCATGGATGAGGTCTGGGCAAAGATCAAGAGGGAGCAAACCGTCGACAGCCCCCACATTGGATATGCCCATGGTGCTTCTCACCAATCTCCCCTCGAGGAGATGACACTCGAAGACTTTCTTGTAAAGGTAGGTGTAATAAAAACAGGACACAATTCTTGTCTTCTCTTTTCACTTTCTCCACAACAGAGCCCATGCAATAATTCCAGCCTACAAATTGATGGTGAAGAGAGAGAGTTCAACCATATGCTGGAATTGGGGTGCAAGGACCCAGGGAGTCTCGTGTGCACCAAGAGTGGACCATCTTTAGGAGGAGTCCATCTTGGAGGGGGAGAGAACATGGGAGAGGCAGGGTTTGGGGCACAGTGGCTGGAGATGGGATCACCAGTAAAGCCGAGAAAAATAAGCCCCGCGTCCACTGACAGTCTATCACTAGAGCATGCGGACGGGCTTGGTGTATATGGTAGGGAGGAAGCAGGAGGGAGGAGCGGAAGGGGAAAGCGGGCTTTGAATGAGATGATAGGGAGGGTGATGGAGAGGCGAAAGAGGAGGATGATCAAGAATCGAGAGTCTGCTGCTCGTTCTCGTGCCAGAAAGCGG GCCTACACCTTGGAGCTAGAAACAGAGGTCAATCAGCTCAAAGAAGAGAATGCCCTActccaagaagacaag CAAAAGCTCTAG